One segment of Setaria viridis chromosome 4, Setaria_viridis_v4.0, whole genome shotgun sequence DNA contains the following:
- the LOC117851923 gene encoding probable inorganic phosphate transporter 1-10, whose amino-acid sequence MPAIRVLTALDQARTQYYHFKAIVIAGMGLFTDSYDLFCIAPVMKLIGRVYYPADPTAASPGVTPPAVVSATVGVALLGAVAGNLLFGALGDRAGRRRVYGASLLLMVVSSVGSGFSVCRTRRCALASLCLFRFLLGVAIGGDYPLSATIMSEFANRRTRGAFIAAVFSMQGFGILASSAVTMAVAAAFDRYTGRRAPLDTPEAADLAWRVILMIGAVPAAVTFYWRMAMPETARFTALVERDVVKATNDIGRVLGDLNLATFTEEEAAAFRCAAPPPQFGHTAASYGLFSRRFLRRHGRELFACAAAWFLLDIPYYSSTLFQSQIYHPWFPPAGRVNAFQEAFNVAKFQAIIAAASTIPGYFASVLLIDRVGRRRLQMAGFLLMAAFLLALAGPYDRYWRRGHATDAWYIVLYALTFFSANLGPNTTTFILPAELFPARFRSTCHGISGAAGKLGALVGAVGFLWASQDRDRRKVLAGYEPGIGMMYALIILAGICLLGLAVTYVFTPETMRRSLEENESEHGQGHAGEGDVGQGLQELAELPKSPASMVSSHVSSSPIHPHRFSV is encoded by the exons ATGCCGGCGATCCGGGTGCTGACGGCGCTGGACCAGGCGCGGACGCAGTACTACCACTTCAAGGCCATCGTCATCGCGGGCATGGGCCTCTTCACCGACTCCTACGACCTCTTCTGCATCGCGCCCGTCATGAAGCTCATCGGCCGTGTCTACTACCCCGCCGACCCAACCGCCGCCAGCCCCGGTgtcacgccgcccgccgtcgtctCCGCCACCGTCGGCGTCGCGCTGCTGGGCGCCGTCGCCGGGAACCTCCTCTTCGGTGCGCTGGGCGACCGCGCGGGGCGCCGCCGCGTCTACGGCGCCTCCCTGCTCCTCATGGTCGTCTCGTCCGTCGGCAGCGGCTTCTCCGTCTGCCGCACGCGCCGCTGCGCGCTCGCGTCTCTCTGCCTCTTCCGATtcctcctcggcgtcgccaTCGGCGGGGACTACCCGCTCTCCGCCACCATCATGTCCGAGTTCGCCAACCGACGCACCAGGGGCGCGTTCATCGCTGCCGTCTTCTCCATGCAGGGCTTTGGGATCCTCGCAAGCTCAGCCGTCACCATGGCCGTCGCCGCAGCGTTCGACCGGTACACGGGCCGACGCGCGCCGCTCGACACGCCGGAGGCCGCGGACCTCGCGTGGCGCGTCATACTCATGATCGGAGCCGTCCCCGCCGCGGTCACCTTCTACTGGAGGATGGCAATGCCCGAGACGGCCAG GTTTACGGCGCTGGTGGAGCGTGACGTGGTGAAGGCGACCAACGACATCGGCCGCGTCCTCGGCGACCTCAACCTTGCCACGTtcaccgaggaggaggcggccgccttccgctgcgctgctcctccgccgCAGTTCGGGCACACGGCGGCGTCCTACGGCCTCTTCTCGCGGCGCTTCCTCCGTCGTCACGGCCGGGAGCTCTTCGCGTGCGCGGCCGCCTGGTTCCTCCTGGACATCCCCTACTACAGCAGCACGCTGTTCCAGTCGCAGATCTACCACCCGTGGTTCCCGCCGGCGGGGCGCGTGAACGCGTTCCAGGAGGCCTTCAACGTGGCCAAGTTCCAGGccatcatcgccgccgcctccaccatccCGGGCTACTTCGCCTCCGTGCTCCTCATCGACCGCGTCGGCCGCCGCAGGCTCCAAATGGCCGGGTTCCTCCTCATggccgccttcctcctcgcgcTGGCGGGGCCCTACGACCGCTACTGGCGGCGCGGCCACGCCACGGACGCCTGGTACATCGTGCTCTACGCGCTCACCTTCTTCTCCGCCAACCTCGGGCCCAACACCACCACCTTCATCCTGCCGGCCGAGCTCTTCCCGGCGAGGTTCCGGTCGACGTGCCACGGGATCTCCGGCGCGGCTGGGAAGCTCGGCGCGCTCGTCGGCGCCGTAGGGTTCCTCTGGGCGTCGCAGGACCGGGACAGGAGGAAGGTGCTGGCGGGGTATGAGCCCGGCATCGGCATGATGTACGCACTCATCATCCTCGCCGGGATCTGCCTGCTCGGGCTCGCAGTCACCTACGTGTTCACGCCGGAGACCATGAGGCGGTCGCTGGAGGAGAACGAGAGCGAGCACGGCCAGGGCCATGCTGGCGAAGGCGATGTCGGCCAGGGCTTACAGGAACTTGCTGAGCTGCCAAAGAGCCCGGCGTCCATGGTGAGCTCGCACGTTAGCTCGTCACCTATTCATCCACACCGGTTTTCTGTCTGA
- the LOC140222589 gene encoding uncharacterized protein, with amino-acid sequence MTGLEDSQNMPHSPRTKGIIQHFKKLVKGHVEGLDDDLQVTNEKIGQLEATQLATYTKPTGLETSVARIDKSLAAILRRFDEMHAKTTNGHDGDNNKDERVEDNWDADTEQDDPDAHDRRRLRNNHRGMGGYRRREVHNNDDAFNKIKFKIPPFDGKYDHDAYITWEIAIDQKFACHEFPKNARVRAATSEFTDFASVWWIEHGKKNPNNMPQTWDALKRVMRARFVPSYYAPDLLNRLQQLRQGAKSVEEYYQELQMGMLRCNLEEGEEPAMARFLDGLNREIQDILAYKDYTNVTRLFHLACKAEREVQGRRASTKTNISAGKSTSWQPRTTTSLTGRAPPPAHSPSLPAPPSLSSDKQRAPPTNSATKTTQKPATSTTSVASTGRTRDVQCHRCKGFGHVQHDYPSKRVLVVKEDGGYSSASNFDEDTLGLLAADHARSEEQPEEEIGAEDADHYESLIVQRVLNAQIEKAEQNQRHTLFQTKCVIKECSCRLIIDGGSCNNLASSDMVEKLALTTKPHPHPYHIRWLNNSGKVKVTRLVRINFSIGSYHDVVECDVVPMEAYHILLGRPWQFDTDCMHHGRSNQYSLIHHDEKIVLLPMSPEAIVRDDVAKAKKTKTESEKNIKSVSSKKDEIRLKGHCLLATKSDINELVASTSAAYALVCKDALISVHDMQHSLPPVVANILQEYADVFPSEIPVGLPPIRGIEHQIDLIPIASLPNRTPYRTNPEETKEIQRQVQELLDKGYVRESLSPCAVPVILVPKKDGTWRMCVDCRAINNITIPYRHPISRSDDMLDELSGVVVFSKVDLRSGYHQIRMKLEDEWKAAFKTKFGLYEWLVMPFGLTNAPSTFMRLMNEVLRAFIGKFVVVYFDDILIYSKSMDDHLDHLRAVFNALRDAHLFEAILPADVMWHSPAVKQYDEGIAEETRQLDLDSLEEARCTTLIQSVRYLDGLRRYHDCNIKE; translated from the exons ATGACAGGATTAGAGGATAGTCAGAATATGCCACATTCTCCccgcaccaagggcatcatacaacattttaAAAAGCTAGTGAAGGGGCACGTCGAGGGGCTCGATGATGATTTGCAGGTGACGAATGAGAAGATTGGGCAGTTGGAGGCCACGCAGCTTGCCACCTACACCAAGCCTACAGGGCTGGAGACGTCAGTCGCTCGTATTGACAAAAGCCTTGCTGCTATTTTGAGGCGCTTTGATGAGATGCACGCCAAAACCACTAATGGACATGATGGAGATAACAACAAGGATGAGCGTGTCGAGGACAATTGGGATGctgatactgaacaagatgacccAGATGCTCATGATCGCCGACGACTACGCAATAATCACAGAGGTATGGGTGGTTACCGACGACgcgaggtacataataatgatgatgctttcaataagataaaatttaagatacctccttttgatggtaaatatgatcATGATGCATATATTACTTGGGAAATTGCTattgatcaaaagtttgcatgtcatgagTTTCCTAAAAATGCAcgtgttagggctgctactagtgagttcactgattttgcttctgtttggtggatagaacatggcaagaaaaatcctaataacatgccacaaacatgggatgctttgaaacgggtcatgcgagctagatttgttccttcttactatgcacctgatcttttaaataggttgcaacaattgagacagggtgctaaaagtgtagaagaatattatcaggagttacaaatgggtatgctgcgttgtaacttagaggagggtgaggaacctgctatggctagatttttggatggtttaaaccgtgaaattcaggacatccttgcttataaagattatactaacgtaacccgtttgtttcatcttgcttgtaaagctgaaagggaagtgcAGGGGCGACGTGCTAGTaccaagactaatatttctgcaggaaaatctacatcatggCAGCCGCGCACGACTACTTCTTTGACCGGACGTGCACCTCCACCCGCTCACTCTCCGAGTCTGCCGGCACCACCATCTCTGTCCAGCGACAagcaacgtgctcctcccacaaattcagcaaccaagacTACCCAGAAACCAGCCACTAGTACCACTTCGGTTGCATCCAcgggtagaacaagagatgttcagtgcCATCGATGCAAGGGCTTTGGACACGTGCAGCATGACTATCCTAGCAAGCGTGTTTTGGtagtcaaagaagatggtgggtattcctctgctagtaattttgatgaagatacacttggtttgcttgctgctgaccatgcacgtagtgaggaacaaccagaagaagagattggtgcagaggatgcagatcattatgagagcctcattgtgcagcgtgtgcttaATGCACAAATAGAGAAGGCGGAGCAAAATCAGCGGCATACACTGTTCCAAACAAAATGTGTCATTAAAGAGTGTTCGTGCCGTTTGATAATTGATGgaggtagctgcaacaacttggctagcagcgatatggtggagaagcttgcacttacaactaaaccgcacccacatccatatcatattcgatggctcaacaatagcggtaaggttaaggtaacgagactggtgcgaattaatttttctattggatcatatcatgacgttgttgaatgtgatgttgtgcctatggaagcttatcatattctgctaggtagaccatggcaatttgatacggattgtatgcatcatggtagatcaaatcagtattctctcatacaccatgatgagaaaattgttttgcttcctatgtctcctgaagctattgtgcgtgatgatgttgctaaagctaagaaaactaaaaccgagagcgaaaaaaatatcaaatctgttagtagtaagaaagatgagataagattgaaaggacattgcttgcttgctactaaatctgatattaatgaattggttgcttccacttctgctgcctatgctttggtatgcaaggatgctttgatttcggTTCATGACATGCAGCATTCTTTGCCTCCTgttgttgctaacattttgcaggagtatgctGATGTGTTTCCAAGTGAGATCCCAGTGGGGCTGCCACCGATAcgagggattgagcaccaaattgatcttattcctaTTGCATCTTTGCCAAACCGTACGCCATATAGGACAAATCCGGAAGAAACGAAAGAAATTCAGCGgcaagtgcaagaactactcgacaaaggttatgtgcgtgagtctcttagtccttgtgctgttccggttattttagtgcctaagaaagatggaacatggcgtatgtgtgttgacTGTAGAGCTATCAATAATATCACCATTCCATATCGACACCCTATTTCACGATCGGATGACATGCTTGATGAACTTAGTGGTGTTGTTGTGTTTTCCaaagttgatttgcgtagtgggtaccaccagattcgtaTGAAATTAGAAGATGAATGGAAAGCTgcttttaaaactaaatttggtttatatgagtggttagtcatgccttttgggttaactaatgcacctagtactttcatgagattaatgaacgaggttcttcgtgctttcattggaaaatttgttgtggtctattttgatgatatattgatttatagCAAGTCTATGGATGACCACCTTGATCACTTACGTGctgtttttaatgctttacgagatgcgcatttatttg AAGCTATCCTCCCCGCAGATGTCATGTGGCACTCTCCTGCAGTcaaacaatacgatgaaggaatagcagaagaaacaagacaacTGGATCTGGATAGTCTGGAAGAGGCAAGATGCACAACCCTCATACAATCAGTCAGATACCTCGACGGGCTAAGACGCTACCACGACTGCAACATTAAGGAGTGA